The sequence caacccgctcagcggatgtaacaatattacttgcacgttgatatagcgagccgcttgctccaagacagacacccgcttgcagccgcacctagatgtgtacagacgctgccgatgagatctccctggctacccagaggatacttggccgcaagcgaccggcagtagtgagctgcttgaaccgcatgcaaaagaatcgctctggccattctcaagtgaatggcggtcagaagctttccccactttcgtggacttctacgcACGGTCCACCCTCCAACGCACCACTTACACAAGGAATATCCTTTAGATCTGGTCATGCAATTAAGCgccaaaagttataaaaatatatatatttcacgCATTCTAAAAGTTTAGAAAACTACCACGcacagaaaaattttgttttttttaattaaaaatttagtttcaaaattttttgtcaaatttataaatttactatTCAAATATAGAAAATGTGGAAAATTTTTCAcgaatgtattttgttgtttctttCTACATTTTCTATAGTTTCTCGGCAGAGAGAATACCCCTTATGTAGTTTATAGAAATAAATACGCAAAAATATCttgtaattttaaaaaaaaaaatttatttttgcgtttgatacattttagtacattttatGTTTGAAAAATTATACATTTGTTCTAAGCACGCGGCAACACTGGTTCAAGTTATAGATTTTTAGTTAAACTTCGCAGGCGGCAAtgtttcacacagaggcttaatgaaataattagtcaagttttctacattaaagccctaattgaactgaatcttctatacaaaatacaaatccttaattatctcattattgttttattgaatgcctaatcgagtgaaaaatccagtcggttttgcttggtgcttcgaattttattgtcaacgtaacaaatgacaatcaaaaacaaattgttttcaataatttacgaaaaatagaaaaacacgaaaaaatttcaaaatttaattttcgctgcatttgctgaaAAAGATAATGTGGCTTTTTCGAagataggcacatatttggttaggtgtaACATCTGTGAGTAGTTgcacatgcattttattttgattgtatttatagttaagaaggaaacggctgcttttcattttaactatttttttgtaaaaacgaaatagtTTTTTGGGCTGCTGACAAATGTTCGCTTAATTAAGCAAAAGGCCTTGTATGGAAAGGggaacttaattatttcattaaatagaattttgattcgattaagtttctgtgtgaaaacggtataagatcgatatacaaaatttaaaggaaattggAAAACTAGAAAAATATCGAGTCTTTTATTACATACCAACACCCTTCACTGAAGGTGTCCCCAATTTTGTGTGTACCAAGAGCAAATCAATCGACGTTGGTGATAATTTACGGAAGGTAGGTATGGTGATTTTGGTTCGTCGAGTGCGGACTCTACGATATCCAGCACTGATTGGCAGGCGGGATTCCGCTTTAAATTTCTGCGCTGGTATTATTTTTGCTGTGAATTTATATCCCTCAACAGTGACGTGACTGGTGAGATGCGAATGCATCTATTTATGTGTGTGGGTTCTTTCGTGGATTTGGTAGTTGATTTACCAGGTGCTTTTATATTCATGATGGAATTTTATATACGATATTAGACAAGCTGATTTACGGAACCATTTTTCTGAAGAATTGGGAACGTCGACGCATGTTTTTAGTAATTCTTTTCCTCAGACCATCATCTAACTGACTTTTGTTAATTTTTAGCCAGTATATTTCCGTTCTTTCCTCGTCATAGTCAGGTGATATATTCCGTCGTCAGGTATTGGAATATCGAGTTCATGATTTCAGTCTCTATTACGCAGTGAGGAGAAGTGTATCCCTTTCGGGTTACCCGAGATATTGTCGTTCAAGCAAGAACTTGTCGCGGTCTTGAAACTTTCCGTCATCCGCCGGATTTCATAATACAAAATTAcagaaattaatttataaaactttaaattattagtaccaatttaaagttttacaaaattttaggaaTTCTTCTTTTTCCTTTTCAAGAAATGCATTACTTTTCCACTTCCTTAAGCAGTTTTCCCCCACTttacttgaattttttctaagaggttaacaaaaaaaaaacaaacaacttgAAAATTATTCTGGAGCCCTGAAATAAACACATGCTAACAACATAACGATATGAACTTGTCAAATGCTAACGTACGCAAACATACtgagtttaaataataaataaaaataacaatatcAAATTAAATTAGATTATTATAATTAACTTTTATAATCACATAAATCAGTAGCAACTTGACAAACAATATATTTGATTATGCACTCTATCTCCATACACACATATAAAGATACATtagttttgtatgtatgtttgtatgagtaatttcatatacgtacatatactgaatagtaaaattaaattaacttgGCATATGCTGTAATATATAAATATTGTATATtctgatgtacatatgtatgtaattgaaAAGGGGTTTTTACACCTTGCGGTGATATTCATGACAGTagataattaattataattaaattagGATTAGttataatttatatatgtaatcagGTAATCACACAACACCTTTGAAAttagttatttttaaatatcACCAAAATAAATACCTGATTTGTCATTTGTAATAGTGATTATTAGTAATATTAATTGTTATGCGCCAAATGGATAAATTACATAAAAAAGTGTCACCAGAAAGTATATATCAAGAGTTTTGTTGGCAGCTCTATCGATGTTGTACTATGGGATATTTTGAAAAAGTCCGCCGGAAATTAAATATCGCGGCAACCATTACAAGTTGACTGCGTCCGACCCATGTATGTATCTcgtttgtaattttctgaacgtgAATTGCTATTTTCTAAACTTAAATTTGACATTCTGAGCTTTGACTGCAAAGTTCTGGCCCGCatcgtgtgttacgattcgtatcgAAATCAAGTTTTCACTTAAACATTAAGGCCTTATTCTCTATTACGAAATGAACGTTGGTTTCGCCtaagagacgaatcgctagtgtacttgcactatgttaaacgatggcaacatatcatttgaaCGTCCTGTTTAATATAAAGTAAGAAACGCAAAGCTTGGACGAAAACGAAGGAGAATACCATTGCCGAAATCGTTTGGACGCGAGTCGTTCATCTAAGCTATCGTCCGCAATACAGAGTGAAGTCCTGAATCAAAATAGCTCTGAAATCTTGAGTCCGAATAACGACATACATATGTGAACTAGAGACATCGCCTACTAGTTGGATTTATAATTTATCATAATTTGTATAAATAGTTTCgcagtttcatatttataaattgagtGAAGAATGGATTCCGATACGGGCACTGTACTTGAATTATAGTTTTCTGAATTTAACTTGGAAACTGTgaactttatttataattttctaaATTCGAGTTGAAATTGCTGagctttaattgtaattttttgaacttaaattgttactttttgaacttaaactggaaaaggagtGGTTTTATATTGCTAAAATTTGGGTTGAGCTTTGTACAATATCATCGACTAGATTCCACCATAAGATATTTCTATGATCAGTAGCCATAACAACCGAAGTCGGGTTAGAACTACATACGTTTAAACATAATCTCGAGTTGTGAATTGAATCAAGGATATATGTGAAAAAATGACTTCGAGTACTGATTAGATCTATAATTTTTACGAATAGTTTAGCAGATTATATTTATCAtttgaattaaattgtttttgttacaCAATACGGTACGATACACAAATGTTTCCAAAAATGCTTGGATtttattacaataataaaaaaataaatgttttagtAAGCCTTCTAATAAATTTCTCTATTTATTTCAGATACCTATGGACTTTTATAAAGAACTTGATAATGTGACAGATGTTGAAGAGTTCATAGAGCGTTTCGTCGACAAGGACACCATTGATCCCAGATTGGGTTTACAAGGTAAGGGGGATACAAAATTGTATGTCATTGAGTGATCCGATATTCAAGGGAAATTTCTATACTTAAAGTaccaaaatattttataaatatctACATACCAACTTACTACaattgaaatatcttttaattatTGAAACAAGCCACTTGTTACACTTTTACGTCCAATTATGATACCACAAGTCTTATAGTGATCGTTGCCAGGGTTAATTATTCAATTTGATGTCCGAGAACGAAAAATGGCTTTGAACATGTCACAATGCCAAAACCAGTATGACTCAAACCAAATACCCGAATTCTTATAGATTTTTTACACTATCTTAGATAGGCTTAGCTTTTAAAATAcaatcatgattttttttcttaaaaattcacTCCCAAGATACTATAGCCTAGGCCTACGCAATAACAGAAAAGGGGTCTTTGATCTTACAATCGAAAACTGCAGACCCCAGGATGTGACATCTCCTATCAGGCAGTGTTTGTTCCACGTCACCATGACTCGAAATATGGTCATCTGCAGTACCAGCTTTTTAAAACATACATCAAGTTACTTGGTAATCTCCCGATCGAAGACACGCAAATAGATTGATCATGTTACGACCCATAGCAGGCATGTGATCTTTATCCGCGATCAATACCTTGTGGCAGCTAAGATGAATACACGGCTCTGTGCAGTTTTACATCAAGAATATTTTTACTATGCAGAAATCTAACAGTTATGCTATTTTATTCTAACACCTGCTCTCGTAGAAACAAGGATTAATGGCTTAGAATATTCCAGCGGTAGGCGTGCCTATCGCGACTAAAATCCATAAACCCGAGTGTTGGAGTTGTGAACAAACCGTGGACGTGCTAGAACCGGAGCGTATTGGATTTAATACGGCAAAGGACTCTATATACCTAACACTCCTTAAATATTCGAACAGTGTTTTCGCGGATAAAACAACCATAACAATACGTTGAATAGCATCATCGGCACAGTAAGGGGCACCCAAACCATTTTAAACCAAAATGGGATGGTACATGAAGTATTGGAGAGAAAATATCTGCGCGAAATTAATTGTCGTTGCCGTGCTGCCAACGGCATGAATCGTAGGAGTTTTAGTTATGAAGTGCAACGCAGGGCAGTCTTAAGGCTACGCTGTCTGGACTATGTTGCGTTAATTTATCAAAACGCACCACCCCAGCGGAGGAAACGTGAGATCTCCACTAAGTTTGGGAAGGCAAGTGGAGGAAGCCTTGATCTCCCTTCAATTGGCTCAGAGCTCAGTCTCACGGTGACAACTGAGCAACTTTTACAAAGCGTGGAAAAAAtactgaacaacaaaaacaagtatgGCAGGACAAATCGCCAATTAATTATGATGAATAAAATACAATGGTAACCACCACAAATTGTTTTTGTACAGTGTTATTGTTATATTATTATCATGATTAGTATTCAGCCAAATTTTTGGAACCATTAAGCCATACAATCAGCTTTTCGACAGAAATACTAGAGATATGAAAAAGAAAGCTTTTGCAAACACAGACATATTAATTTGTGCTAATTGATTTCGGAATCAAAATTAGCAATGACATTGGCTTACTCAGGCAGGTCGCATGTATATGGGGTTTGACTTATTTATCCAACATTTATGCCTGACTTctaaataattgaaattataacTGTATTGAATTATGAAAATTATATTTCATCCTTAATTAATAGATATATTTACCACATAAGGTACATAGCATCATAACAACTCTATTTTCTCATACATTGCAGATACATTCAAACGCAGCCTCGAGCGTGGTAAGCCAAAACGTGTAaaccaattcaatttcaattcaaGTAAAGAAAAGTTCGTTCTAATTTGTTCTCACACTTAGCAAATGTACAAATACCAAAGGCAGCTAATTGTATACCCGAAAGTACTGTTGTACCGCTCACACCACTCGAACCGTCACATGACCCAAAAGTTGTCTATTTTCCAAAATGCACGCGCGTCAAACGCTGCGGTGGCTGCTGTGGTTCACAATTGATGTCATGTCAACCCACCGAGACGGAGACAATAAACTTTGAGGTGGGTTTCAAATCATTGCGGTTAGATAgaatttaaattaaagaaaaaaaaaattaaatttgctttCATACCTGactaatttcaaataaataattgcTATATTTCAGGTGACAAAAATTTACCATGGCGACAATACATATATACGTGGCAAGGAGATTGTTGTTGTGGAGCAACATAAAAAATGTCAATGTGATTGTCGCATTAAGGCGGAGGTAGGTCGTCGGGTATGGTCGCTTTTGTGTTTTTGACGCTTTGTATGCATGCTTTATATATTTAGGAGTTGTTGTAGTAGCACATTTTTAATACACTAAGAGTAATTATTAATTGATTTGCAATGCTTTTCAGGATTGTAATTCGTATCAAGTTTACCGTCGTGACATGTGTAGCTGTATGTGTACAAATGAAGATGCGTTGCAGAAATGCTTATCGGTAAGGATAATGCTAATTATTGGGATGGTAACCATTTTTATGAATATCAAGCTTaaagaaatccaaatttaaagaaaatgcattaattaaaaatttaaaaaataatcggAAATTAtataaaatggaaaatttttaaaggATATGATGTTGATATGGCAACGTGTGATATGATATTAAGCTAGATGATATGACACTTTGAGATATGATAGCAACACATCGTAGTTGAGATGTGATATGATGTGAACTTTTATGATATGTCATTATATGAAATGAAGTAATATTTTTCGCACATTCATTAATTGATACTTAGCCGTCCAGACCACATGTGCCTTCGAGAGCTTCGTGGGGCCTCGAAAACTATTCGGTGGTTTATCTACATGTCGAATGAGCGTAGTGACTGAAATTAAGCAAAACGAGAAGCCAAATAGTTTTCGCTTGTACGTCATTTACGTATATTCAAATATTCTCCTTGTACAAACATGCAACTACAaaaaaagttgcgtttgtgtTTGAAGCCCTGCTGGAATTGTGTACCGCTGGTATAGACGATTGCTCCATGTTATATAGTCCGAACATATGATAGAGCCACAACGTAGATCAAATATTATATGTGAATTTTTATGAAGGATATATAATACAGTGGAATCGCGAAAAATTTAACCAAAATATCCTAAGGGTTGTAAAATACCGAAATATTAACTTATCGAAGcggttttcaaa is a genomic window of Eurosta solidaginis isolate ZX-2024a chromosome 4, ASM4086904v1, whole genome shotgun sequence containing:
- the Pvf1 gene encoding vascular endothelial growth factor C isoform X2, coding for MYTKRFCTSTSTLLLLLTIITFSTFSNSIECIEIPTHFLNKRSANAVNSAVNAKTRVRRENDSANDVIPMDFYKELDNVTDVEEFIERFVDKDTIDPRLGLQDTFKRSLERANVQIPKAANCIPESTVVPLTPLEPSHDPKVVYFPKCTRVKRCGGCCGSQLMSCQPTETETINFEVTKIYHGDNTYIRGKEIVVVEQHKKCQCDCRIKAEDCNSYQVYRRDMCSCMCTNEDALQKCLSQEHKYWDEVACRCVCRDSQSCTTGTIFDESQCACIDPVDNGSNIRSSSSNSASLFDRRRFIVKAIPAEFRPDDSTRYSLRK
- the Pvf1 gene encoding vascular endothelial growth factor C isoform X1; this encodes MYTKRFCTSTSTLLLLLTIITFSTFSNSIECIEIPTHFLNKRSANAVNSAVNAKTRVRRENDSANDVIPMDFYKELDNVTDVEEFIERFVDKDTIDPRLGLQDTFKRSLERANVQIPKAANCIPESTVVPLTPLEPSHDPKVVYFPKCTRVKRCGGCCGSQLMSCQPTETETINFEVTKIYHGDNTYIRGKEIVVVEQHKKCQCDCRIKAEVGRRDCNSYQVYRRDMCSCMCTNEDALQKCLSQEHKYWDEVACRCVCRDSQSCTTGTIFDESQCACIDPVDNGSNIRSSSSNSASLFDRRRFIVKAIPAEFRPDDSTRYSLRK